From a single Lewinella sp. LCG006 genomic region:
- a CDS encoding gliding motility-associated C-terminal domain-containing protein, producing MRTLIGLSFLFLLSTSNKAQDIFLSTLNNQLYSLDLSDCSYQQIGAMPVSSTDISFHPNGNLYCVTSTGQLYQINPLTGASTFLHMFEPGASQLYTALTISAEGIFYVCGLGGDLWRYDLVSDAGTFIGNVGYGAEGDLTFYDGELYMASENDNIVQVDLQVPSNSTIAVDGNVPGRIFGIVSFAESCDEISVYALTDNAANVYEVNFADSSLDFYCSIPLQVSGGASTFEFLGSNPVYIDEVEVDGFNCANNDGTISITASGGVGALIYSLDGIDFQASPNFVNLPLTTYTIYVADEVGCIRTQELIPSADVPVFNEVRITNTTCGLVNGQIEVMVSGGLEPYTFFVNGMQSSSLTVTDLPAGNYQLEIIDAAGCTAMTQANLGGAGVPVISNINIVSTTCGEDNGFLSFAVTAGLMPFQFSLNGGPVQNSGNFSGLAPGLYTLNLVDQAGCTATASATILPSGIFEIVEVLVADATCGEENGRIELVATGGIPPYAYELNDLGNVSTPIFTDLASGVYTVRAEDASGCFAETTVSLANTPPVSIVLQNQRSASCLEEDGEILLTFSGGEGPLRLTQNGILIGTEGKISALAAGTYEYVLSDSLGCTDRLMVTLGAGNCPFYFPNIFSPNLDGVNDFFAPKGVSISDTQILRLQIYDRWGGLVFEQGSGLLGDDKYRWDGRRLGEDLTQGIYVYFMEVQYADGTTEVFSGDVMLVR from the coding sequence ATGCGTACACTTATTGGTCTCTCTTTTTTGTTCCTACTGTCGACTTCTAATAAGGCGCAGGATATTTTTTTGAGTACCCTCAATAACCAGTTGTATAGCCTGGATTTGTCGGACTGTAGTTACCAGCAGATCGGGGCTATGCCGGTTAGTTCTACGGATATTAGTTTTCACCCCAACGGCAACTTGTATTGCGTAACCTCGACGGGGCAATTGTATCAAATCAATCCATTGACCGGAGCCAGTACCTTCTTGCACATGTTTGAGCCGGGGGCTTCCCAGTTGTACACAGCACTGACAATTTCTGCTGAGGGTATCTTTTACGTTTGTGGACTGGGGGGCGACTTGTGGCGTTATGATCTGGTTTCGGATGCTGGAACATTTATCGGCAACGTGGGGTATGGCGCCGAAGGCGACCTTACTTTCTACGACGGGGAACTGTACATGGCCTCGGAAAACGATAATATCGTTCAAGTAGATCTTCAGGTACCATCCAATAGTACGATTGCCGTAGACGGCAATGTACCAGGTCGAATTTTTGGCATTGTATCCTTTGCGGAAAGCTGCGACGAGATTTCGGTATACGCTCTGACGGACAATGCCGCCAATGTGTACGAAGTGAATTTTGCTGATAGTAGTCTTGATTTTTACTGTTCCATACCTCTACAGGTGAGCGGTGGTGCAAGCACCTTCGAGTTTTTGGGCTCCAACCCTGTATACATTGATGAAGTGGAGGTAGATGGATTCAATTGTGCCAATAACGATGGCACCATCAGTATCACCGCCAGCGGTGGAGTAGGGGCACTGATCTATTCTTTGGATGGGATAGATTTTCAGGCCAGTCCGAATTTTGTGAACTTACCACTTACGACTTACACGATCTACGTGGCCGACGAAGTAGGCTGCATCCGCACACAGGAACTCATTCCTTCTGCCGACGTCCCCGTTTTCAACGAAGTCAGGATAACCAATACGACCTGCGGGCTGGTCAATGGCCAAATTGAAGTAATGGTCAGTGGCGGTTTGGAACCGTACACGTTTTTTGTGAATGGCATGCAGAGTAGCAGCTTGACGGTAACGGACCTACCCGCAGGGAATTATCAGTTGGAAATCATTGATGCGGCGGGTTGTACTGCTATGACACAAGCCAATTTGGGCGGCGCAGGGGTGCCGGTAATTTCCAACATCAATATAGTCTCTACCACTTGTGGAGAGGATAATGGTTTTCTGTCGTTTGCTGTTACTGCAGGACTGATGCCCTTCCAGTTTTCGCTCAATGGTGGTCCGGTGCAAAACAGCGGTAATTTCTCTGGACTAGCCCCTGGGCTATACACCCTCAATTTGGTAGATCAGGCCGGGTGTACTGCTACGGCTTCAGCCACTATATTGCCCAGTGGCATTTTTGAAATTGTGGAAGTGCTGGTTGCAGATGCCACTTGTGGGGAAGAGAATGGGCGCATTGAGCTTGTCGCTACAGGAGGCATACCACCCTATGCTTACGAGCTTAATGATCTTGGTAATGTATCTACCCCGATCTTTACCGACCTCGCTTCGGGAGTTTATACTGTTCGCGCCGAAGATGCTTCGGGCTGCTTTGCGGAAACTACCGTGAGTTTGGCAAATACACCGCCGGTAAGTATTGTACTACAGAACCAGCGATCCGCCTCTTGTTTGGAAGAGGATGGTGAAATATTGCTGACCTTTTCTGGTGGTGAGGGGCCGCTTCGCCTAACACAGAATGGAATTTTAATTGGAACCGAAGGGAAGATTTCGGCTTTAGCAGCGGGCACTTATGAATACGTTCTCAGCGATAGCCTGGGTTGTACGGATCGTCTGATGGTGACTTTGGGAGCAGGGAATTGTCCATTTTATTTTCCCAATATTTTTAGTCCCAACCTCGATGGAGTCAATGATTTTTTCGCGCCGAAAGGCGTCAGTATTAGCGATACTCAAATCCTGCGGCTACAAATTTATGACCGCTGGGGTGGCCTCGTTTTTGAGCAAGGCAGTGGCCTGCTAGGCGATGACAAATACCGTTGGGATGGCCGCCGCCTGGGCGAAGACCTTACGCAAGGCATTTACGTTTATTTTATGGAAGTTCAATATGCAGATGGCACCACGGAAGTGTTTTCGGGGGATGTGATGTTGGTGAGATAA
- a CDS encoding DUF6089 family protein, whose amino-acid sequence MIKNYLLTLFFFSVYWGLNAQSDNDLGLNFGMITYQGDLAQEPINAGRLNFSTGIQYRNFLSEKFALKAGLNFGKISGSDLDYNISRGISMENKLVEVALQAEWHPLGENSFEDSGRFDRNFSPFIGLGLGMVFTNESVTYTENRNFKTEEDTGSLIVVPIDLGIRFAISPAFSATLHGGTRATFSDLLDGVSENGNADANDWYLLGGLGLLYTW is encoded by the coding sequence ATGATTAAAAATTACTTACTCACACTATTTTTCTTTTCAGTTTATTGGGGACTTAATGCCCAATCAGACAATGACTTAGGCCTCAACTTTGGCATGATCACCTACCAGGGAGATCTTGCCCAAGAACCTATCAATGCGGGTCGGCTAAATTTTTCTACCGGTATTCAATACCGCAATTTCCTTTCGGAGAAATTTGCCCTAAAAGCAGGCCTCAATTTTGGTAAAATTTCCGGTAGTGACCTCGACTACAACATCAGCCGTGGCATCTCCATGGAGAACAAACTTGTTGAAGTGGCACTACAAGCAGAGTGGCACCCTCTTGGAGAAAACAGCTTTGAAGACTCAGGAAGATTCGACCGCAATTTCTCTCCTTTCATAGGCTTAGGTCTTGGAATGGTCTTCACGAATGAATCTGTGACCTATACCGAGAATCGGAATTTCAAAACGGAGGAAGATACTGGCTCTTTAATCGTAGTACCCATTGACCTCGGTATCCGATTTGCGATTAGTCCAGCATTTTCTGCTACCCTCCACGGAGGCACCCGTGCTACCTTCTCTGATCTGCTCGACGGTGTCAGCGAAAATGGCAACGCTGATGCCAATGACTGGTACTTGCTGGGCGGACTGGGATTGTTGTATACCTGGTAG